One segment of Candidatus Deferrimicrobiaceae bacterium DNA contains the following:
- a CDS encoding cold-shock protein, producing the protein MATGTVKWFNDAKGYGFITPDEGEDIFVHFSEIAGDGFRSLTEGMKVEFEVTTGPKGKKAANVRKV; encoded by the coding sequence ATGGCAACAGGGACGGTGAAATGGTTCAACGATGCGAAAGGGTACGGTTTCATCACCCCGGATGAAGGGGAAGATATTTTCGTCCATTTCAGCGAAATTGCGGGAGACGGCTTCCGCTCCCTCACCGAGGGGATGAAAGTGGAGTTCGAGGTAACCACCGGACCCAAAGGAAAGAAAGCGGCCAACGTCCGGAAAGTCTAG